In Microbacterium sp. 1.5R, the following are encoded in one genomic region:
- a CDS encoding RimK family alpha-L-glutamate ligase, which yields MKIAVLSRAPQAYSTQRLRAAALQRGHNVKVLNTLRFAIDLTADEPDLHYRGRQLSDYDAILPRIGNSITYFGTAVVRQFEQMDVYTPNTANGISSARDKLRANQILSRHNIAMPPTAFVRNRADVRPAIERVGGAPVVIKLLEGTQGIGVILAPQVKVAEAIIETLHSTKQNVLIQKFISESRGRDIRALVVGDRVVAAMRRSAAGDEFRSNVHRGGSVEAVELDPIYERAAVRSAQIMGLRVAGVDMLEGDDGPLVMEVNSSPGLQGIETATKLDVAGAIIDYIAGQVAFPEIDVRQRLTVSTGYGVAELMVHGAVDLVGKTLGEAGLWERDITVLTLHRGVSVIPNPRKHVVLEAEDRLFCFGKLDEMRSMVPERRRRRAKVRRLPRQPLSE from the coding sequence GTGAAGATCGCAGTGCTCTCCCGCGCGCCGCAGGCGTACTCCACCCAAAGGCTGCGCGCCGCTGCGCTCCAGCGAGGTCACAACGTCAAGGTGCTCAACACGCTGCGATTCGCGATCGACCTCACCGCAGACGAGCCGGACCTGCACTACCGGGGCCGTCAGCTCAGCGACTACGACGCGATCCTGCCTCGCATCGGCAACTCGATCACCTACTTCGGCACCGCCGTCGTGCGCCAGTTCGAGCAGATGGACGTCTACACGCCGAACACGGCGAACGGGATCTCGAGCGCGCGGGACAAGCTCCGCGCGAATCAGATCCTCTCGCGCCACAACATCGCGATGCCTCCCACGGCCTTCGTCCGCAACCGTGCGGACGTCCGTCCGGCGATCGAACGCGTCGGGGGTGCTCCTGTCGTCATCAAGCTCCTCGAGGGCACGCAGGGGATCGGTGTGATCCTCGCGCCGCAGGTGAAGGTGGCCGAGGCCATCATCGAGACGCTGCACTCGACCAAGCAGAACGTGCTGATCCAGAAGTTCATCTCCGAGAGCCGCGGGCGCGACATCCGCGCTCTCGTCGTGGGCGACCGCGTGGTCGCCGCGATGCGGCGATCGGCGGCGGGTGACGAGTTCCGCTCGAACGTCCACCGTGGAGGCTCGGTGGAAGCCGTCGAGCTCGATCCGATCTACGAGCGCGCAGCCGTGCGCTCAGCCCAGATCATGGGGCTCCGCGTCGCCGGAGTCGACATGCTCGAAGGCGACGACGGCCCGCTCGTCATGGAGGTCAACTCGTCGCCTGGCCTGCAGGGCATCGAGACGGCCACGAAGCTCGACGTCGCAGGCGCCATCATCGACTACATCGCCGGCCAGGTCGCATTCCCCGAGATCGATGTGCGTCAGCGCCTGACCGTCTCCACGGGATACGGGGTCGCCGAGCTCATGGTGCACGGAGCTGTCGACCTCGTCGGCAAGACACTCGGCGAAGCCGGACTGTGGGAGCGCGACATCACCGTGCTCACGCTGCACCGCGGCGTCTCCGTCATCCCGAACCCGCGCAAGCACGTCGTCCTCGAGGCCGAGGATCGGCTCTTCTGCTTCGGCAAGCTCGACGAGATGCGGTCGATGGTTCCGGAACGTCGCCGTCGCCGCGCAAAGGTCCGTCGCCTTCCGCGTCAGCCGCTGTCGGAGTGA
- a CDS encoding ATP-dependent zinc protease family protein: protein MSKSSHSNTLIGWREWVSLPDLGVDWLKAKIDTGARTSSLHAFQIQEFERDGVSWVRFRVKPWQDSQEDAVIVESPVHDRRAVRSSSGHAQERLVVEMLIRLHDREVLAEVTLSNRDEMGFRMLIGREALRQGYIVDPARSFLGGRAPREARRRNRGKE from the coding sequence GTGAGTAAGTCATCCCATTCAAACACCCTTATCGGGTGGCGAGAATGGGTGAGCCTGCCTGATCTCGGAGTCGACTGGCTCAAAGCCAAGATCGACACGGGCGCGCGCACCTCTTCGCTGCACGCATTCCAGATCCAGGAGTTCGAGCGCGACGGCGTGTCGTGGGTTCGGTTCCGTGTGAAGCCCTGGCAGGACAGCCAGGAGGATGCCGTCATCGTCGAGTCCCCTGTGCATGATCGCCGCGCCGTGCGCAGCTCATCGGGCCATGCCCAGGAGCGACTCGTCGTCGAGATGCTGATCCGTCTGCATGATCGGGAGGTGCTCGCGGAGGTCACGCTGAGCAACCGGGACGAGATGGGTTTCCGCATGCTCATCGGTCGCGAGGCGCTGCGACAGGGTTATATCGTCGACCCTGCCCGTTCGTTCCTCGGCGGTCGCGCTCCGCGCGAGGCCAGACGCCGCAATCGCGGCAAGGAGTGA
- a CDS encoding RDD family protein — MPQTGTGSIARPGRRIGALLIDYVAATIIATGFLGYDQFALPAEAGLTMFAPMAVFALLQILFIPTAGGSPGHRILGMRVVRLGGGWVGIWRPIVRTLLIIVVIPAVIWDADQRGIHDKVTGLVLIRA; from the coding sequence ATGCCGCAGACGGGGACGGGCAGCATCGCCCGCCCTGGACGGCGAATCGGGGCCCTTCTCATCGACTATGTGGCTGCGACGATCATCGCCACCGGGTTCCTCGGCTACGACCAGTTCGCACTGCCCGCCGAGGCCGGCCTCACCATGTTCGCGCCGATGGCGGTCTTCGCCCTGCTGCAGATCCTCTTCATCCCGACGGCCGGCGGAAGCCCCGGGCACCGTATCCTCGGCATGCGCGTGGTACGTCTGGGCGGCGGCTGGGTGGGGATCTGGCGTCCGATCGTCCGCACCCTGCTGATCATCGTCGTGATCCCGGCGGTCATCTGGGACGCCGATCAGCGAGGAATCCACGACAAGGTGACGGGACTCGTGCTCATCCGCGCCTGA